From Actinoplanes oblitus, a single genomic window includes:
- the secF gene encoding protein translocase subunit SecF has product MARPGLASRLYAGEANINIVGRRKMWFTIAAALVLISIGSFLIRGFELGIEFAGGTSFSIPASANGTVLTKDRVNDAVHTAISAANPGATVNAAQQVGEGKDASFTVRASALSPAEAEKAKAAMVADLGVKAENVSDSQVSPAWGGQVTQQAIIGLLVFLVLVVGYLVIRFEWRMAVAALASLLLDLVLTAGVYSMVGFEVSPSTVIGFLTILGYSLYDVVVVFDKVQENTRGITAGSSRTYAEATNLAVNQTLMRSLNTGLVALLPVGGLLFIGAGLLGAGTLKDLGLVLFVGMGFGVLSSILFAAPVLSALKDQEPKIKAHNARVLTRRANRSDDVARGERTRPANATDADVPAMAGGSTPRPGARPATRRGANNRPGGKR; this is encoded by the coding sequence ATGGCCCGTCCCGGTCTCGCGTCCCGCCTCTACGCGGGTGAAGCGAACATCAACATCGTGGGCCGCCGGAAGATGTGGTTCACCATCGCGGCCGCGCTGGTACTGATCTCGATCGGCAGCTTCCTGATCCGCGGCTTCGAGCTCGGCATCGAGTTCGCCGGTGGCACCTCGTTCAGCATCCCGGCCTCCGCGAACGGCACGGTCCTGACCAAGGACCGGGTCAACGACGCGGTCCACACGGCGATCTCCGCGGCGAACCCGGGTGCCACGGTCAACGCCGCCCAGCAGGTCGGCGAGGGCAAGGACGCCAGCTTCACGGTGCGCGCCTCGGCGCTCTCCCCGGCCGAGGCGGAGAAGGCCAAGGCCGCGATGGTCGCCGACCTCGGGGTGAAGGCCGAGAACGTCAGTGACAGCCAGGTGTCCCCGGCCTGGGGCGGCCAGGTCACCCAGCAGGCGATCATCGGTCTGCTGGTCTTCCTGGTGCTGGTGGTGGGTTACCTGGTGATCCGGTTCGAGTGGCGGATGGCGGTGGCCGCGCTGGCCTCGCTGCTGCTCGACCTGGTGCTCACCGCGGGTGTCTACTCGATGGTCGGTTTCGAGGTCTCGCCGTCCACGGTGATCGGCTTCCTGACGATCCTCGGCTACTCGCTGTACGACGTGGTCGTGGTCTTCGACAAGGTGCAGGAGAACACCCGGGGCATCACCGCGGGCAGCAGCCGCACCTACGCCGAGGCGACCAACCTGGCGGTCAACCAGACCCTGATGCGCTCGCTGAACACCGGTCTGGTGGCGCTGCTGCCGGTCGGTGGCCTGCTCTTCATCGGCGCCGGCCTGCTCGGCGCCGGCACCCTGAAGGACCTGGGCCTGGTGCTCTTCGTCGGCATGGGCTTCGGGGTGCTCTCCTCGATCCTGTTCGCCGCGCCGGTGCTCAGCGCGCTCAAGGACCAGGAGCCGAAGATCAAGGCGCACAACGCCCGGGTGCTCACCCGCCGGGCCAACCGGTCGGACGACGTGGCCCGCGGCGAGCGGACCCGCCCGGCGAACGCCACCGACGCCGACGTCCCGGCGATGGCCGGTGGCAGCACGCCGCGCCCGGGTGCCCGCCCGGCCACCCGTCGCGGTGCGAACAACCGCCCCGGCGGCAAGCGCTAG
- the secD gene encoding protein translocase subunit SecD, protein MHPGRQLGVLGLIFVVLYLLVFFAGDAKGSFTDRLQPKRGLDLVGGTQATYIATQAGGTPSQEAMEQAKSIIEKRVNALGVSEADVVIQGKNTIVVSLAGEAKDQLKDLAQAANMRFRLVTATTGDVAASALNPASPTPSAAASGNPSAKPSASAGAKPKSSAGAAPKITSSASAGTGGQGGGEAVPSSTPSVKPSAAPSASAGAPAATPSAAASDAPVTADVKAQRAAIAQKVGAKLWAQAEALKAPVDLSTDPKAGLAYKPFATLNPAEVAALSPEMQFNVPTIGCDQLNKRPNGSIDNRDTEVVACFEGVAKVKLDKAKVVGDDISSASPQLDQQTGRWVVSLDFKSEGQKKWADLTREAYNATSSDPCFTAVQALYPNNADHCAVAVVLDKEILSAPQIQGVLTGSSQITGQFDAVSAKKLADQLKFGAIPVTFSAGPAQTISASLGGQQLEAGLIAAAIGMALVAVYAFFYYRLLGSVIFLSLMLSGLLTFGALVFLGRTIGYTLTLAGIAGFIVSLGVAADSFVIYFERLKDEIHEGRTPRSAVPRAWHRARRTIISANTITIMCAVVLYIVSIGAVQGFAFAMGLSTVLDLVVVFLFRHPIMTMFANTKAFLSPRVSGLGRVLRRNSTEESVSSRVKEA, encoded by the coding sequence ATGCATCCCGGACGCCAACTCGGCGTGCTCGGCCTGATCTTCGTCGTCCTGTATCTCTTGGTCTTCTTCGCTGGTGACGCCAAGGGCAGCTTCACCGACCGGCTGCAACCGAAGCGCGGGCTCGACCTGGTCGGTGGCACGCAGGCGACGTACATCGCGACGCAGGCCGGCGGCACGCCGAGCCAGGAGGCGATGGAGCAGGCCAAGTCGATCATCGAGAAGCGCGTGAACGCTCTCGGTGTCTCCGAGGCCGACGTGGTCATCCAGGGCAAGAACACCATCGTGGTCTCGCTGGCCGGTGAGGCGAAGGACCAGCTCAAGGACCTGGCCCAGGCCGCGAACATGCGGTTCCGGCTGGTCACCGCGACCACCGGCGACGTCGCCGCGAGCGCGCTGAACCCGGCGTCGCCGACGCCGAGCGCGGCGGCGAGCGGGAACCCGTCGGCCAAGCCGTCGGCCTCGGCCGGCGCCAAGCCGAAGAGCAGCGCCGGCGCCGCGCCGAAGATCACCTCCAGCGCGTCGGCGGGCACCGGCGGCCAGGGCGGTGGCGAGGCGGTGCCGAGCAGCACCCCGTCGGTCAAGCCGTCCGCGGCACCGTCGGCCTCGGCCGGGGCGCCGGCCGCCACCCCGAGCGCGGCGGCGTCGGACGCGCCGGTCACCGCCGACGTCAAGGCGCAGCGCGCGGCGATCGCGCAGAAGGTCGGCGCGAAGCTCTGGGCGCAGGCCGAGGCGCTGAAGGCGCCGGTCGACCTGTCCACCGACCCGAAGGCGGGCCTGGCCTACAAGCCGTTCGCCACGCTGAACCCGGCCGAGGTGGCGGCGCTCAGCCCGGAGATGCAGTTCAACGTCCCGACGATCGGCTGCGACCAGCTCAACAAGCGGCCGAACGGCTCGATCGACAACCGGGACACCGAGGTGGTGGCCTGCTTCGAGGGCGTCGCCAAGGTCAAGCTGGACAAGGCGAAGGTCGTCGGCGACGACATCTCCAGCGCTAGCCCGCAGCTCGACCAGCAGACCGGCCGCTGGGTGGTCTCGCTCGACTTCAAGAGCGAGGGCCAGAAGAAGTGGGCCGACCTGACCCGGGAGGCGTACAACGCGACCTCCAGCGACCCCTGCTTCACCGCCGTCCAGGCGCTGTACCCGAACAACGCCGACCACTGCGCGGTGGCTGTCGTGCTGGACAAGGAGATCCTCTCCGCGCCGCAGATCCAGGGCGTGCTGACCGGCTCCTCGCAGATCACCGGTCAGTTCGACGCGGTCAGCGCCAAGAAGCTGGCCGACCAGCTCAAGTTCGGCGCGATCCCGGTCACCTTCTCGGCCGGTCCGGCGCAGACCATCTCGGCGAGCCTCGGCGGCCAGCAGCTGGAAGCCGGTCTGATCGCGGCGGCGATCGGCATGGCCCTGGTGGCGGTGTACGCGTTCTTCTACTACCGGCTGCTCGGCTCGGTGATCTTCCTGAGCCTGATGCTCTCCGGTCTGCTCACCTTCGGCGCGCTGGTCTTCCTGGGCCGTACCATCGGATACACGCTGACGCTGGCCGGTATCGCCGGCTTCATCGTGTCGCTCGGTGTGGCGGCGGACTCGTTCGTCATCTACTTCGAGCGGCTCAAGGACGAGATCCACGAGGGCCGGACGCCGCGTAGCGCGGTGCCGCGGGCGTGGCACCGGGCCCGGCGGACGATCATCTCGGCGAACACCATCACCATCATGTGTGCGGTGGTGCTGTACATCGTGTCGATCGGCGCGGTGCAGGGCTTCGCCTTCGCCATGGGCCTCTCCACCGTGCTTGACTTGGTCGTGGTGTTCCTCTTCCGGCACCCGATCATGACAATGTTCGCCAACACCAAGGCGTTCCTGTCGCCGCGGGTCAGCGGTCTCGGCCGCGTCCTGCGCCGCAACTCGACCGAGGAGTCCGTCTCCTCGCGTGTGAAGGAGGCCTGA
- the yajC gene encoding preprotein translocase subunit YajC produces MAYGRLFPVYVAESASSNPLGLFLPFILIIGVMYFLMIRPQQKRRREAMEMQNKLGTGDEVVTIGGLHGTVVTAESDVVTLEIAPDVVVRFARPAIARVVTRAAEPAAEAEPVVAEPVADEPSSPVVDVRKQD; encoded by the coding sequence GTGGCCTACGGAAGGCTGTTTCCCGTGTACGTGGCCGAGTCCGCGAGCTCCAACCCACTGGGGCTGTTCCTGCCCTTCATCCTGATCATCGGCGTGATGTATTTCCTGATGATCCGGCCGCAGCAGAAGCGGCGCCGGGAGGCGATGGAGATGCAGAACAAGCTCGGTACGGGTGACGAGGTCGTGACCATCGGCGGGCTGCACGGCACCGTGGTGACCGCCGAGAGCGACGTGGTGACCCTGGAGATCGCACCGGACGTGGTGGTCCGGTTCGCCCGCCCGGCCATCGCCCGGGTGGTCACCCGCGCCGCCGAGCCGGCCGCCGAGGCCGAGCCGGTCGTGGCCGAGCCGGTCGCGGACGAGCCGTCGAGCCCGGTCGTCGACGTCCGGAAGCAGGACTGA
- the ruvB gene encoding Holliday junction branch migration DNA helicase RuvB, translated as MTDDLSPFVGDGELDAEASVRPRRLSDFIAQHRVRDQLELLLKASMGRGTPPDHILLSGPPGLGKTTLANIVAAELGTGIRTTSGPVIERSGDLAAILTGLAPGDVLFIDEIHRIAKPAEELLYSAMEDFRVDVVVGKGPGATAIPLDVEPFTLVGATTRAGLLTGPMRDRFGFVAHLDFYSPADLDALLHRSARILGVPITPEGAAEIAGRSRGTPRIANRLLRRVRDFAEVRADGTVTDAVAKAALQVYDVDALGLDRLDRAVLRALIESFKGGPVGLSTLAVAVGEQADTVEEVCEPFLVRAGLLARTPRGRVATEAGWAHLGKTPPQDGRSGVFQGDLFARDA; from the coding sequence ATGACCGACGACCTCTCGCCGTTCGTCGGCGACGGTGAGCTGGACGCCGAGGCCAGTGTCCGCCCCCGCCGGCTGTCCGACTTCATCGCCCAGCACCGGGTCCGGGACCAGCTGGAGCTGCTGCTCAAGGCATCGATGGGCCGCGGCACCCCGCCCGACCACATCCTGCTCTCCGGCCCGCCCGGCCTGGGCAAGACGACGCTGGCCAACATCGTGGCGGCCGAGCTGGGCACCGGGATCCGGACCACCAGCGGCCCGGTGATCGAGCGCTCCGGCGACCTGGCCGCGATCCTGACCGGCCTGGCCCCGGGCGACGTGCTCTTCATCGACGAGATCCACCGGATCGCCAAGCCGGCCGAGGAGCTGCTCTACAGCGCCATGGAGGACTTCCGGGTCGACGTGGTGGTCGGCAAGGGCCCGGGTGCGACCGCCATCCCCCTCGACGTGGAGCCGTTCACGCTGGTCGGCGCGACCACCCGGGCCGGCCTGCTGACCGGGCCGATGCGCGACCGGTTCGGCTTCGTCGCGCACCTGGACTTCTACTCACCCGCCGACCTCGACGCGCTGCTGCACCGTTCGGCCCGGATCCTCGGCGTGCCGATCACCCCGGAGGGGGCCGCCGAGATCGCCGGCCGCTCCCGCGGCACGCCGCGTATCGCGAACCGCCTGCTGCGCCGGGTCCGGGACTTCGCCGAGGTGCGGGCCGACGGGACGGTCACCGACGCGGTGGCCAAGGCCGCCCTGCAGGTGTACGACGTCGACGCGCTCGGCCTGGACCGGCTGGACCGGGCGGTGCTGCGCGCCCTGATCGAGTCGTTCAAGGGCGGCCCGGTCGGCCTCTCCACGCTGGCCGTGGCCGTCGGTGAGCAGGCCGACACGGTCGAGGAGGTGTGCGAGCCGTTCCTGGTGCGGGCCGGGCTGCTCGCCCGCACCCCGCGCGGCCGGGTGGCCACCGAGGCCGGCTGGGCGCACTTGGGCAAGACTCCGCCGCAGGACGGCAGGTCCGGGGTGTTTCAGGGAGACCTGTTCGCGCGAGATGCGTGA
- the ruvA gene encoding Holliday junction branch migration protein RuvA, translated as MIASVRGVVTAILPDSAVVEVGGVGMRVFCAPNTLAGVRTGAEARLATTLIVREDSLTLYGFADDDERQLFELLLTANGVGPRIAQAVLAVHQPDAVRRAIGGGDIAALTQVPGIGKRGAEKMIVELKDKIGPVGFGDGGSAGVLNGAWQEQVRQGVLALGWSATQADQAVAAIGETIDGEVPPVPVLLRQAIRLLGKTR; from the coding sequence ATGATCGCCAGCGTGCGCGGTGTGGTCACCGCGATCCTCCCGGACAGTGCCGTGGTCGAGGTCGGCGGCGTCGGCATGCGGGTCTTCTGCGCGCCGAACACGCTGGCCGGGGTGCGCACCGGTGCCGAGGCCCGGCTGGCCACCACGCTCATCGTCCGGGAGGACTCGCTCACCCTCTACGGCTTCGCCGACGACGACGAGCGGCAGCTGTTCGAGCTGCTGCTCACCGCCAACGGGGTCGGCCCGCGGATCGCGCAGGCGGTGCTCGCGGTCCACCAGCCGGACGCGGTGCGCCGGGCCATCGGCGGCGGCGACATCGCCGCCCTCACCCAGGTCCCGGGCATCGGCAAGCGCGGCGCCGAGAAGATGATCGTCGAGCTCAAGGACAAGATCGGCCCGGTCGGGTTCGGCGACGGCGGGAGCGCCGGCGTGCTGAACGGCGCCTGGCAGGAGCAGGTCCGCCAGGGTGTGCTCGCGCTCGGCTGGAGCGCCACCCAGGCCGACCAGGCGGTCGCCGCGATCGGGGAGACCATCGACGGCGAGGTGCCGCCGGTTCCGGTGCTGCTGCGCCAGGCCATCCGGTTGCTGGGCAAGACGCGATGA
- the ruvC gene encoding crossover junction endodeoxyribonuclease RuvC: MRVLGIDPGLTRCGVGVVEGVPGRPGKLIAYHVVRSEPDEDISLRLLHLDRSLTELVALHRPESVAVERVFSQHNARTVMGTAQASAVAILAGSRAGLPVQTYTPSEVKAAVTGSGTADKKQVTAMVTRLLRLDAPPRPADAADAIAIAICHIWRGGTRARIQAAALAAARRSSR; this comes from the coding sequence GTGCGCGTGCTCGGCATCGACCCGGGTCTCACCCGGTGCGGGGTGGGTGTGGTCGAGGGCGTGCCCGGCCGGCCCGGCAAGCTGATCGCCTACCACGTGGTGCGCAGTGAGCCGGACGAGGACATCTCGCTGCGCCTGCTGCACCTGGACCGCAGCCTGACCGAGCTGGTCGCGCTGCACCGGCCGGAGAGCGTGGCGGTGGAGCGGGTGTTCTCGCAACACAACGCGCGGACCGTGATGGGCACGGCGCAGGCCAGCGCGGTCGCCATCCTGGCCGGTTCGCGGGCCGGGCTGCCGGTGCAGACCTACACGCCGAGCGAGGTGAAGGCCGCCGTCACCGGCTCCGGCACCGCGGACAAGAAGCAGGTCACCGCCATGGTGACCCGCCTGCTGCGGCTCGACGCGCCGCCGAGACCGGCGGACGCGGCGGACGCCATCGCCATCGCCATCTGTCACATCTGGCGCGGGGGCACCCGCGCCAGGATCCAAGCCGCGGCGCTCGCCGCCGCCCGCAGGAGCAGCCGATGA
- a CDS encoding Uma2 family endonuclease: protein MLVLNDPVLHLSALEDLDVEDLVHLPPGYRYELHNGNLVIMTPSSFWHKDMTMRVCLMLLAAGARAFQDPGVLGTRPRDCRLPDVGVVLTLPPNTADYSNLPGSAFSLVVEVVSENSPNGEYTYKADWYAEQGIPEYWIVERDDDRSHDDATVIVNRLGEDAGKPVYIEKRKLRLSELEAEYKAGRAEG, encoded by the coding sequence GTGCTCGTGTTGAACGACCCAGTGCTGCACCTGTCAGCCCTCGAGGATCTGGATGTCGAGGATCTTGTCCACCTGCCCCCCGGCTATCGCTATGAACTGCATAACGGAAACCTCGTCATCATGACGCCGTCGTCGTTCTGGCATAAAGACATGACGATGCGGGTCTGCCTTATGTTGCTCGCGGCCGGCGCCCGGGCGTTCCAGGATCCTGGAGTGCTCGGAACCCGGCCGCGGGACTGTCGCCTCCCGGATGTCGGCGTGGTCCTCACGCTGCCACCTAATACTGCCGACTATTCGAATCTGCCCGGATCTGCCTTCAGCCTTGTGGTCGAGGTTGTCTCGGAGAACTCGCCGAACGGTGAGTACACCTACAAAGCCGACTGGTATGCCGAGCAGGGCATCCCGGAATACTGGATCGTCGAGCGGGACGACGATCGCTCGCACGACGACGCCACGGTCATCGTCAACCGGCTGGGCGAGGACGCGGGCAAGCCGGTCTACATCGAAAAGCGCAAACTCCGCCTCTCCGAGCTGGAAGCCGAGTACAAGGCTGGGCGGGCCGAGGGTTAG
- a CDS encoding YebC/PmpR family DNA-binding transcriptional regulator produces MSGHSKWATTKHKKAVIDAKRGKMFAKLIKNIEVAARTGGGDPAGNPTLYDAIQKAKKSSVPNDNIDRAVKRGSGLEAGGADWQTIMYEGYGPNGVALLIECLTDNRNRAATEVRTALTRNGGTFADAGSVSYLFNRKGQVIIPKAGLSEDDVMLAVLDAGAEEVNDLGDSFEVISEPTDLIAVRNALRDAGIEYDSAESPLIPTMTVPLDEEPARKVFKLIDVLEDCDDVQNIYANFDVSDEVMALIDA; encoded by the coding sequence ATGTCCGGCCACTCCAAGTGGGCGACGACCAAGCACAAGAAGGCGGTCATCGACGCCAAGCGCGGCAAGATGTTCGCCAAGCTGATCAAGAACATCGAGGTCGCGGCGCGGACCGGCGGTGGCGACCCGGCCGGTAACCCCACGCTCTACGACGCCATTCAGAAGGCGAAGAAGTCGTCGGTTCCGAACGACAACATCGACCGCGCGGTCAAGCGCGGCTCCGGCCTGGAGGCCGGCGGCGCCGACTGGCAGACGATCATGTACGAGGGGTACGGGCCGAACGGCGTCGCGCTCCTGATCGAGTGCCTCACCGACAACCGGAACCGGGCCGCCACCGAGGTGCGCACCGCGCTGACCCGCAACGGCGGCACGTTCGCCGACGCCGGCTCGGTGTCGTACCTGTTCAACCGCAAGGGCCAGGTGATCATCCCGAAGGCCGGCCTGAGCGAGGACGACGTCATGCTCGCCGTCCTGGACGCGGGCGCCGAGGAGGTCAACGACCTGGGCGACTCGTTCGAGGTGATCAGCGAGCCGACCGACCTGATCGCGGTGCGCAACGCGCTGCGCGACGCCGGCATCGAGTACGACTCGGCCGAGTCCCCGCTGATCCCGACCATGACGGTCCCGCTGGACGAGGAGCCGGCCCGCAAGGTGTTCAAGCTCATCGACGTCCTGGAGGACTGCGACGACGTCCAGAACATCTACGCCAACTTCGATGTATCAGACGAGGTAATGGCACTCATTGACGCGTGA
- the pdxT gene encoding pyridoxal 5'-phosphate synthase glutaminase subunit PdxT has product MNIGVLALQGDVREHLSALAESDVLARPVRRPEELSDVDALVIPGGESTTMSNLAITFGLLDPIRKRIADGMPVYGSCAGMIMLATTVLDGRPDQESFQGIEMTVRRNAFGRQIDSFEGAVEIEGIEGGEFHAVFIRAPWVEQVGPDVRVLGRVAAGDAAGRIVAVRQGNLLATAFHPELTGDLRVHRYFVEMVRQAAPAR; this is encoded by the coding sequence GTGAACATCGGAGTGCTGGCCCTGCAGGGCGACGTGCGCGAACATCTGTCCGCTCTGGCCGAATCGGACGTACTGGCCCGTCCGGTCCGCCGGCCCGAGGAGCTGTCGGACGTCGATGCGCTGGTGATTCCCGGCGGCGAGTCCACCACGATGAGCAACCTGGCGATCACTTTCGGCCTGCTCGACCCGATCCGGAAGCGCATCGCGGATGGCATGCCGGTGTACGGTTCGTGCGCCGGCATGATCATGCTGGCCACCACGGTGCTGGACGGCCGTCCCGACCAGGAGTCCTTCCAGGGGATCGAGATGACCGTCCGGCGCAACGCGTTCGGCAGGCAGATCGACTCGTTCGAGGGTGCGGTGGAGATCGAGGGCATCGAGGGCGGCGAGTTCCACGCCGTTTTCATCCGCGCGCCGTGGGTCGAGCAGGTCGGCCCCGACGTGCGGGTGCTGGGTCGCGTGGCCGCCGGGGACGCCGCCGGTAGGATTGTCGCCGTTCGGCAGGGGAACCTGCTCGCCACGGCTTTCCACCCGGAGCTGACCGGCGACCTTCGCGTCCACCGGTACTTCGTCGAGATGGTCCGCCAGGCCGCACCCGCACGGTAG
- the pdxS gene encoding pyridoxal 5'-phosphate synthase lyase subunit PdxS: protein MSENQPAIGTARVKRGMAEMLKGGVIMDVVTPEQAKIAEDAGAVAVMALERVPADIRAQGGVSRMSDPDMIDGIINAVSIPVMAKARIGHFVEAQVLQALGVDYIDESEVLTPADFANHIDKWQFTAPFVCGATNLGEALRRITEGAAMIRSKGEAGTGDVSNATTHMRKIRSEIRRLQTLPEDELYVAAKELQAPYELVKEVAEAGKLPVVLFTAGGIATPADAAMMMQLGAEGVFVGSGIFKSGNPAQRAAAIVKATTFHDDPDVIAKVSRGLGEAMVGINVDEIPQPHRLAERGW, encoded by the coding sequence ATGTCTGAGAACCAGCCCGCCATCGGCACCGCCCGCGTCAAGCGCGGCATGGCGGAGATGCTCAAGGGCGGCGTGATCATGGACGTCGTCACCCCCGAGCAGGCGAAGATCGCCGAGGACGCGGGCGCCGTGGCGGTGATGGCGCTGGAGCGCGTCCCGGCCGACATCCGGGCGCAGGGCGGCGTCTCCCGGATGTCCGACCCCGACATGATCGACGGCATCATCAACGCCGTCTCCATCCCGGTGATGGCCAAGGCCCGGATCGGCCACTTCGTCGAGGCGCAGGTGCTGCAGGCGCTGGGCGTCGACTACATCGACGAGTCCGAGGTGCTGACCCCCGCCGACTTCGCCAACCACATCGACAAGTGGCAGTTCACCGCGCCGTTCGTGTGCGGCGCCACCAACCTGGGCGAGGCGCTGCGCCGGATCACCGAGGGCGCCGCGATGATCCGCTCGAAGGGTGAGGCCGGCACCGGCGACGTCTCCAACGCCACCACCCACATGCGCAAGATCCGCTCGGAGATCCGCCGGCTGCAGACCCTGCCCGAGGACGAGCTCTACGTCGCGGCCAAGGAGCTGCAGGCGCCGTACGAGCTGGTCAAGGAGGTCGCCGAGGCGGGCAAGCTGCCGGTCGTGCTGTTCACCGCCGGCGGCATCGCCACCCCGGCCGACGCCGCGATGATGATGCAGCTCGGCGCCGAGGGCGTGTTCGTCGGCTCCGGCATCTTCAAGTCCGGCAACCCGGCCCAGCGCGCCGCCGCGATCGTCAAGGCCACCACGTTCCACGACGACCCGGACGTGATCGCCAAGGTGTCCCGCGGGCTGGGCGAGGCCATGGTCGGCATCAACGTCGACGAGATCCCCCAGCCGCACCGCCTCGCCGAGCGCGGCTGGTAA
- a CDS encoding glycosyltransferase family 4 protein, with translation MRIGIVSPYSFDVPGGVQNHIMDLAEALIGLGHQVSVLAPADEDAELPAYLVPAGRAVPLPYNGSVARIAFGPVSTARVRRWLKHGEFDVLHVHEPLTPSLSLLAVLSARGPVVATFHTAMTRSRALAVAQNLLQPVMEKITARIAVSELARKVQVEHLGGGAVEIPNGVAVAKFATAAPLPGWPGEGGTLGFLGRFTEPRKGFPLLRTAFVTLARQRPGLRLLVAGPGDRDELFDDIPAELHSRVEHLGLVSEPDKARMLRSVDVYVAPNTGGESFGMILTEAMAAGATIAASDLDAFRRVLDGGRAGALFPNGDQAALTALLGDLLDDPARRAELATCARQAVGTFDWPSVAARVLEVYTTAIEATDGRVFDDDEA, from the coding sequence ATGCGGATCGGGATCGTCTCGCCCTACTCGTTCGACGTGCCCGGCGGCGTGCAGAACCACATCATGGACCTGGCCGAGGCGCTGATCGGGCTCGGTCACCAGGTGAGCGTGCTGGCTCCCGCCGACGAGGACGCCGAGCTGCCGGCCTACCTGGTGCCGGCCGGCCGGGCGGTGCCGCTGCCGTACAACGGGTCGGTGGCCCGGATCGCCTTCGGGCCGGTCTCCACCGCCCGGGTGCGCCGCTGGCTCAAGCACGGCGAGTTCGACGTGCTGCACGTGCACGAGCCACTCACGCCCAGCCTGTCGCTGCTCGCGGTGCTCTCCGCACGCGGCCCGGTGGTGGCCACCTTCCACACCGCGATGACCCGCTCCCGGGCGCTCGCCGTCGCGCAGAACCTCCTCCAGCCGGTGATGGAGAAGATCACCGCCCGGATCGCGGTCAGCGAGCTGGCCCGCAAGGTGCAGGTGGAACACCTGGGCGGCGGCGCCGTGGAGATCCCCAACGGGGTAGCGGTGGCGAAATTCGCCACCGCCGCCCCGCTGCCGGGCTGGCCCGGGGAGGGCGGCACCCTGGGTTTCCTCGGCCGTTTCACCGAGCCGCGCAAGGGGTTCCCGCTCTTGCGTACGGCGTTCGTCACGCTCGCCAGGCAGCGCCCCGGCCTGCGCCTGCTCGTGGCCGGCCCAGGCGACCGCGATGAGCTGTTCGACGACATCCCGGCCGAGCTGCACTCCCGGGTCGAGCACCTGGGTCTGGTCAGCGAGCCGGACAAGGCCCGGATGCTGCGCAGCGTCGACGTCTACGTGGCGCCGAACACCGGCGGGGAGAGCTTCGGCATGATCCTCACCGAGGCGATGGCGGCCGGCGCCACGATCGCGGCCAGCGACCTGGACGCGTTCCGTCGGGTATTGGACGGTGGCCGGGCTGGCGCGCTGTTCCCCAACGGTGACCAGGCCGCGCTCACCGCCCTGCTCGGCGACCTGCTCGACGACCCGGCCCGCCGCGCTGAGCTGGCCACCTGCGCCCGCCAGGCGGTCGGTACGTTCGACTGGCCGAGTGTGGCCGCCCGGGTCCTCGAGGTCTACACCACGGCGATCGAGGCCACCGACGGGCGCGTCTTCGACGACGACGAGGCCTGA
- a CDS encoding phosphatidylinositol mannoside acyltransferase, with translation MKDQLTTLGFTAGWRLVRALPLPVVRALFTRAADRAWRRNGPGTQRLRRNYQQVVGPDMPETLVRDGLRSYARYWMEAFRLPSRSREQNAAGFFMHTESYDEMKGVIAEGNGIVLALPHVANWDAAAAWVVAHDWPMITVAERLKPEAVYRKFLDYRESLGMRVLPLTGGERAPLDVLAEHLDQGWVVPLLADRDLSRGGVEVRFFGGRTRMPAGPAILAIRTGAPLYAADLWYTEHRVEARLRKITPPTDGPLDQRVKRTTQLMADAFALGIAEHPQDWHMLQKLWI, from the coding sequence GTGAAGGACCAGCTGACCACGCTCGGGTTCACCGCCGGGTGGCGCCTGGTGCGGGCACTGCCGCTGCCGGTGGTCCGCGCGCTCTTCACCCGGGCCGCCGACCGCGCCTGGCGCCGGAACGGTCCGGGCACCCAGCGGCTGCGCCGCAACTATCAGCAGGTGGTCGGCCCGGACATGCCGGAGACACTGGTCCGCGACGGGCTGCGCTCGTACGCCCGGTACTGGATGGAGGCGTTCCGCCTGCCGTCGCGCAGCCGCGAGCAGAACGCCGCCGGCTTCTTCATGCACACCGAGTCCTACGACGAGATGAAAGGCGTCATCGCCGAGGGCAACGGCATCGTCCTGGCGCTGCCGCACGTGGCGAACTGGGACGCGGCCGCCGCCTGGGTGGTCGCCCACGACTGGCCGATGATCACGGTGGCCGAGCGGCTCAAGCCGGAGGCGGTCTACCGGAAATTCCTCGACTACCGGGAAAGCCTCGGCATGCGGGTGCTGCCGCTCACCGGCGGCGAGCGGGCCCCGCTGGACGTGCTCGCCGAGCACCTCGACCAGGGCTGGGTGGTCCCGCTGCTGGCCGACCGGGACCTGTCCCGCGGTGGTGTCGAGGTGCGGTTCTTCGGTGGGCGCACCCGGATGCCGGCCGGCCCGGCGATCCTCGCCATCCGCACCGGCGCCCCGCTGTACGCGGCCGACCTCTGGTACACCGAGCACCGGGTCGAGGCGCGACTCCGCAAGATCACCCCGCCGACCGACGGGCCGCTCGACCAGCGGGTCAAGCGGACCACGCAGCTGATGGCCGACGCCTTCGCGCTCGGCATCGCCGAACACCCGCAGGACTGGCACATGCTCCAGAAACTCTGGATCTAG